CGTCCTGGGCAACCTGACCGACCACCCGCACGACTACCGCGAATCCGTCTCACCGTGGTTCCGCTCGATCTTCTACTTCCAGCCCCAGCCGGAGCTGATGGCGGACGCGCCGATCGGCTTCCGGCTGCACGCCCTGTCCGCGTGGGCGCTGTTCGCCTTCTGGCCGTTCAGCCGCCTGGTGCACGTGTTCTCGATGCCGCTGGGCTACCTGACCCGTCCGTACGTCGTCTACCGCAGCCGCTGACTCACCCCAGGCGCGCGTCGACCAGCTTCGCCAGCAGGCGCGGTGTCGGGTGCTCGAAGACGTCCCGCACACCCAGCCGGACGCCGACGCGCTGCCGCAGCCGGGTCAGGAGGCGGACCGCGATCAGCGAGTCGCCGCCCAGTTCGAAGTACGACGAATCGGCGTCCACCTCGGCGTCGAGCACTTCCCGGTACACCGCCTCGACGTGGGACAGCACGTCGTGCGCGTCGTCGGCCACGGGCTTGGGCCCCTGGCCGGTGAACGAGGCGCGCAGCGCGGCGACGTCCACCTTGCCGGTGGCGGTGAGGGGGAGGGACGCGCGGGCGTGGACGTGGTGCGGGTGCATGGCGCGGGGCAGCCGGGCCTCCAACGCGCGCACCACGTCGGCGGGCGTGGCCGGGTCGGTCGCGGACGGCACGTAGACGCCCACGAGCGTCGGGTGCTCGCCGTCGACGGCGAAGACGACCGCGGTCGTGACGCCGGGGCACGTGGTCATCGCGCGTTCCACCTCGGCCGGTTCGACCCGGACCCCGCGCACCTTGAGCTGCCGGTCCGCCCGGCCGAGGAAGGTCAGGCCGCCGTCCGGCCGGACGCGCACCACGTCACCGGTGCGGTACGCGCGTCCGGCGGGGGTCGGGGCGAACCGCTCGGCGGTCAGGTCCGGGCGGTGGTGGTAGCCCCAGGCGACGGTCGGCCCGGCCACCGACAGCTCCGAGGCGCCGTTCCCGCG
This genomic window from Saccharothrix sp. HUAS TT1 contains:
- a CDS encoding respiratory nitrate reductase subunit gamma, with the translated sequence MFSATTRNDKVMYVLLVGTLLLGLGTTVLGNLTDHPHDYRESVSPWFRSIFYFQPQPELMADAPIGFRLHALSAWALFAFWPFSRLVHVFSMPLGYLTRPYVVYRSR